The Megachile rotundata isolate GNS110a chromosome 8, iyMegRotu1, whole genome shotgun sequence genome has a segment encoding these proteins:
- the ena gene encoding ENAH actin regulator enabled isoform X1, giving the protein MIPTNDARRFMHRLQPQRSLPEEYRSREVSISSARASVMVYDDVNKKWVPSGSSSGLSKVQLYHHQVNNTFRVVGRKLQDHEIVINCAILKGLKYNQATVTFHQWRDNKQVYGLNFSSKDDADAFARAMLQALDVLSNGSNISRSLAPASTTQQQPVFQQQQPTNAQYDEDMGYRTMTREDVAIIQERRMSQQSQATNSPNAISPSCPLASQQQQVPPQPQQQPQQPAAQSVQQQQQQQPTAPPQPPQPPQQQQHPIQQPQQQPLQQQPQSGHHRTSSAPPAPQPQQQTVMQSMQVTGGLGTGAGQMSSGSVPPVPPPQPPMSNAVPPCPPAMMNFNVPVPPPPMMMNQYAQSPSSQSNLPNQTQAQAIYGSGQTNQYGVAASNNQYATGAVIGQSPSQYSTGNQNNFYGNNGQVSNAYSSGQSAQANQYGGGGGSGGTGSAGGSQYGSSNSIGQYATSAAAAATGQYAVGVGVNVGVGVGQPNQNQYSVVSQAQAQYGTGQIQAVSGATNPYGTPSNSVNQYNSSGGGNNSGNCGAGGGGGGGGGSGGNSGTAAAHLVPSANPNIYAAVGSAGPQPPPMLPLAGPAAPPPPPPPPAPKINAVNLNPLSGPASTTTTTTTTNLVSSASNNDPPPDSNSLAAALQAARLKKKQSSQQPVENSGSSTSSSGSAGSSGNYGTLGRGGGGGMASMMDEMAKTLARRRAAVEKKQPEQPQEPESSPDKKSWDKNNSNNKFSNGAESPKSVRKRFGSASEDTLLKVNGVNDGAVLTAQEMEAFKAEIIKEVRKEFQKMKQDIVDAVRAELSRR; this is encoded by the exons ATGATACCAACGAACGACGCAAGGCGATTCATGCATCGCCTTCAACCGCAACGATCCCTTCCGGAAGAATATCGATCGCG CGAAGTGAGCATATCGTCCGCTCGTGCGTCGGTAATGGTATACGACGACGTTAACAAAAAATGGGTACCGAGCGGCAGTTCGTCAGGACTTTCGAAAGTTCAATTGTACCATCATCAAGTGAACAATACGTTTCGCGTGGTTGGAAGAAAGTTGCAGGATCACGAAATCGTCATCAACTGCGCGATCCTCAAGGGACTGAAATACAATCAAGCGACAGTCACGTTTCATCAATGGCGAGATAACAAGCAAGTATACGGTCTGAATTTCTCCAGTAAGGACGACGCCGACGCATTTGCCAGAGCGATGCTGCAAGCGCTCGAT GTGTTGAGTAATGGAAGCAACATATCGAGGAGCCTCGCACCCGCATCGACTACTCAGCAGCAGCCAGTTTTTCAGCAACAACAACCGACTAATGCTCAATACGATGAAGATATGGGATACAG AACTATGACCAGGGAGGATGTGGCAATCATTCAGGAACGCAGAATGTCTCAACAAAGTCAAG CAACGAACAGTCCGAACGCAATTTCTCCCAGCTGTCCTCTCGCGTCGCAGCAGCAACAAGTACCTCCGCAACCGCAGCAACAGCCGCAGCAACCGGCTGCGCAATCCgtgcaacaacaacagcaacaacaaccgaCGGCCCCGCCTCAACCTCCGCAACCGCCACAGCAGCAACAGCATCCGATACAGCAACCGCAGCAACAACCGTTACAGCAGCAACCGCAGTCGGGTCACCACAGAACTTCGTCGGCTCCACCGGCTCCGCAGCCTCAACAACAAACCGTGATGCAATCGATGCAAGTAACCGGTGGTTTGGGAACCGGTGCTGGACAAATGTCGAGTGGAAGCGTGCCACCGGTACCACCTCCTCAGCCTCCTATGTCCAACGCGGTTCCGCCGTGTCCACCCGCCATGATGAACTTTAACGTGCCGGTACCACCACCTCCGATGATGATGAACCAGTACGCGCAGTCCCCGTCGTCTCAATCTAATCTACCGAATCAAACACAAGCACAGGCGATTTACGGTAGCGGTCAAACGAATCAGTACGGTGTCGCCGCAAGCAATAACCAGTACGCGACCGGTGCCGTGATCGGGCAAAGTCCGAGTCAGTATTCTACCGGCaatcaaaataatttctacGGTAACAATGGCCAAGTTAGTAACGCCTATTCGAGCGGACAATCGGCACAGGCGAATCAGTACGGAGGCGGCGGAGGTAGTGGTGGTACTGGTAGTGCTGGTGGAAGCCAATACGGAAGCAGCAATTCGATCGGTCAATACGCCACCagtgcagcagcagcagcaactgGCCAGTACGCCGTAGGTGTCGGTGTCAATGTCGGCGTCGGCGTTGGCCAACCGAATCAAAATCAGTACAGCGTGGTGTCTCAGGCACAGGCACAGTATGGTACGGGTCAGATACAAGCAGTTTCGGGTGCGACAAATCCGTATGGGACACCCTCGAATTCGGTGAATCAGTATAACAGTAGCGGTGGCGGTAATAACAGTGGTAATTGCGGTGCtggcggcggcggtggcggtggtggtggcAGCGGTGGTAACAGTGGTACCGCTGCTGCTCATCTTGTACCTTCGGCCAATCCTAATATTTATGCCGCTGTCGGCAGTGCCGGTCCGCAACCACCACCTATGCTACCATTAGCTGGTCCTGCAGCACCACCTCCACCACCTCCGCCACCTGCACCAAAAATCAACGCTGTCAACCTCAATCCGCTTTCTGGGCCTGCATCAACTACTACTACTACCACTACTACTAATCTCGTCAGTTCTGCCAGCAACAACGACCCGCCTCCAGACTCCAATTCGTTGGCTGCTGCTCTTCAAGCGGCTCGTTTGAAAAAGAAGCAG TCGTCGCAACAGCCGGTGGAGAATAGCGGTTCGAGTACCAGTAGCAGTGGAAGCGCAGGAAGCAGTGGAAATTATGGCACGTTAGGAAGAGGCGGAGGTGGCGGTATGGCTTCCATGATGGACGAGATGGCTAAAACTTTGGCTCGTAGACGAGCTGCCGTCGAGAAGAAGCAACCCGAACAGCCACAG GAACCCGAAAGTTCACCCGATAAAAAATCATGGGACAAGAACAAttcgaataataaattttcgaatGGCGCCGAATCACCGAAGTCTGTCCGCAAAAGGTTTGGTTCCGCATCCGAGGATACTCTCTTGAAAGTAAACGGCGTTAACGATGGAGCTGTCCTCACTGCTCAAGAAATGGAGGCGTTCAAAGCCGAGATCATCAAGGAAGTACGCAAAGAATTTCAAAAGATGAAGCAAGATATCGTGGACG CGGTCAGAGCGGAACTCAGTAGAAGATAA
- the ena gene encoding ENAH actin regulator enabled isoform X2 has product MNEVSISSARASVMVYDDVNKKWVPSGSSSGLSKVQLYHHQVNNTFRVVGRKLQDHEIVINCAILKGLKYNQATVTFHQWRDNKQVYGLNFSSKDDADAFARAMLQALDVLSNGSNISRSLAPASTTQQQPVFQQQQPTNAQYDEDMGYRTMTREDVAIIQERRMSQQSQATNSPNAISPSCPLASQQQQVPPQPQQQPQQPAAQSVQQQQQQQPTAPPQPPQPPQQQQHPIQQPQQQPLQQQPQSGHHRTSSAPPAPQPQQQTVMQSMQVTGGLGTGAGQMSSGSVPPVPPPQPPMSNAVPPCPPAMMNFNVPVPPPPMMMNQYAQSPSSQSNLPNQTQAQAIYGSGQTNQYGVAASNNQYATGAVIGQSPSQYSTGNQNNFYGNNGQVSNAYSSGQSAQANQYGGGGGSGGTGSAGGSQYGSSNSIGQYATSAAAAATGQYAVGVGVNVGVGVGQPNQNQYSVVSQAQAQYGTGQIQAVSGATNPYGTPSNSVNQYNSSGGGNNSGNCGAGGGGGGGGGSGGNSGTAAAHLVPSANPNIYAAVGSAGPQPPPMLPLAGPAAPPPPPPPPAPKINAVNLNPLSGPASTTTTTTTTNLVSSASNNDPPPDSNSLAAALQAARLKKKQSSQQPVENSGSSTSSSGSAGSSGNYGTLGRGGGGGMASMMDEMAKTLARRRAAVEKKQPEQPQEPESSPDKKSWDKNNSNNKFSNGAESPKSVRKRFGSASEDTLLKVNGVNDGAVLTAQEMEAFKAEIIKEVRKEFQKMKQDIVDAVRAELSRR; this is encoded by the exons ATGAA CGAAGTGAGCATATCGTCCGCTCGTGCGTCGGTAATGGTATACGACGACGTTAACAAAAAATGGGTACCGAGCGGCAGTTCGTCAGGACTTTCGAAAGTTCAATTGTACCATCATCAAGTGAACAATACGTTTCGCGTGGTTGGAAGAAAGTTGCAGGATCACGAAATCGTCATCAACTGCGCGATCCTCAAGGGACTGAAATACAATCAAGCGACAGTCACGTTTCATCAATGGCGAGATAACAAGCAAGTATACGGTCTGAATTTCTCCAGTAAGGACGACGCCGACGCATTTGCCAGAGCGATGCTGCAAGCGCTCGAT GTGTTGAGTAATGGAAGCAACATATCGAGGAGCCTCGCACCCGCATCGACTACTCAGCAGCAGCCAGTTTTTCAGCAACAACAACCGACTAATGCTCAATACGATGAAGATATGGGATACAG AACTATGACCAGGGAGGATGTGGCAATCATTCAGGAACGCAGAATGTCTCAACAAAGTCAAG CAACGAACAGTCCGAACGCAATTTCTCCCAGCTGTCCTCTCGCGTCGCAGCAGCAACAAGTACCTCCGCAACCGCAGCAACAGCCGCAGCAACCGGCTGCGCAATCCgtgcaacaacaacagcaacaacaaccgaCGGCCCCGCCTCAACCTCCGCAACCGCCACAGCAGCAACAGCATCCGATACAGCAACCGCAGCAACAACCGTTACAGCAGCAACCGCAGTCGGGTCACCACAGAACTTCGTCGGCTCCACCGGCTCCGCAGCCTCAACAACAAACCGTGATGCAATCGATGCAAGTAACCGGTGGTTTGGGAACCGGTGCTGGACAAATGTCGAGTGGAAGCGTGCCACCGGTACCACCTCCTCAGCCTCCTATGTCCAACGCGGTTCCGCCGTGTCCACCCGCCATGATGAACTTTAACGTGCCGGTACCACCACCTCCGATGATGATGAACCAGTACGCGCAGTCCCCGTCGTCTCAATCTAATCTACCGAATCAAACACAAGCACAGGCGATTTACGGTAGCGGTCAAACGAATCAGTACGGTGTCGCCGCAAGCAATAACCAGTACGCGACCGGTGCCGTGATCGGGCAAAGTCCGAGTCAGTATTCTACCGGCaatcaaaataatttctacGGTAACAATGGCCAAGTTAGTAACGCCTATTCGAGCGGACAATCGGCACAGGCGAATCAGTACGGAGGCGGCGGAGGTAGTGGTGGTACTGGTAGTGCTGGTGGAAGCCAATACGGAAGCAGCAATTCGATCGGTCAATACGCCACCagtgcagcagcagcagcaactgGCCAGTACGCCGTAGGTGTCGGTGTCAATGTCGGCGTCGGCGTTGGCCAACCGAATCAAAATCAGTACAGCGTGGTGTCTCAGGCACAGGCACAGTATGGTACGGGTCAGATACAAGCAGTTTCGGGTGCGACAAATCCGTATGGGACACCCTCGAATTCGGTGAATCAGTATAACAGTAGCGGTGGCGGTAATAACAGTGGTAATTGCGGTGCtggcggcggcggtggcggtggtggtggcAGCGGTGGTAACAGTGGTACCGCTGCTGCTCATCTTGTACCTTCGGCCAATCCTAATATTTATGCCGCTGTCGGCAGTGCCGGTCCGCAACCACCACCTATGCTACCATTAGCTGGTCCTGCAGCACCACCTCCACCACCTCCGCCACCTGCACCAAAAATCAACGCTGTCAACCTCAATCCGCTTTCTGGGCCTGCATCAACTACTACTACTACCACTACTACTAATCTCGTCAGTTCTGCCAGCAACAACGACCCGCCTCCAGACTCCAATTCGTTGGCTGCTGCTCTTCAAGCGGCTCGTTTGAAAAAGAAGCAG TCGTCGCAACAGCCGGTGGAGAATAGCGGTTCGAGTACCAGTAGCAGTGGAAGCGCAGGAAGCAGTGGAAATTATGGCACGTTAGGAAGAGGCGGAGGTGGCGGTATGGCTTCCATGATGGACGAGATGGCTAAAACTTTGGCTCGTAGACGAGCTGCCGTCGAGAAGAAGCAACCCGAACAGCCACAG GAACCCGAAAGTTCACCCGATAAAAAATCATGGGACAAGAACAAttcgaataataaattttcgaatGGCGCCGAATCACCGAAGTCTGTCCGCAAAAGGTTTGGTTCCGCATCCGAGGATACTCTCTTGAAAGTAAACGGCGTTAACGATGGAGCTGTCCTCACTGCTCAAGAAATGGAGGCGTTCAAAGCCGAGATCATCAAGGAAGTACGCAAAGAATTTCAAAAGATGAAGCAAGATATCGTGGACG CGGTCAGAGCGGAACTCAGTAGAAGATAA